In the Larimichthys crocea isolate SSNF chromosome XXI, L_crocea_2.0, whole genome shotgun sequence genome, one interval contains:
- the ddb2 gene encoding DNA damage-binding protein 2 isoform X1 — translation MKRKPMQLDATGSKGKGKKRTGEDSAPTLSKKLRDRKDGETSKQGPPLQSAGVQRRSGHGSILHFIYKSTLGQSLHSQMRQCLQEPFVRSLSSYHYHGATSPFDRRITCLEWHPTHPTTLAVGSKGGDLYLWDFKAPAKKTFIQGNGAGDFIGGIKFCPKDLSKVYVASGEGTLTVQSFEGCTPTLLSRTQECGHDHHNVCYWYCCLDVSVSRQMLVTGDNMGQLVLLGLDGQKIFSDKLHKAKVTHAEFNSRCDWLLATASVDHTVKLWDLRNIKDKKSFLHELPHERAVNSAYFNPTDCSKLLTTDQYDEIRVYSSSDWSKPQHIIQHPHRQFQHLTPIKATWHPVYDLIVAGRYPDSRVCPGDQRTIDIFDSNTAELVCQLQDPSVPGIKSVNKFNPMGDVIGSGMGVTVLVWNRSESLISNQNKEEETSASVENLRGQRRSQQRSSRDRRGPAAVDAKLKKKLASLEETKTKTKTKAGCTKQKQAQMKKK, via the exons atgaaaaggaaacCGATGCAATTAGATGCAACTGGATCAAAGggtaaaggaaagaaaaggaccGGAGAGGACTCTGCTCCAACTCTCTCCAAAAAACTACGAGacagaaaagatggagagacatCTAAACAAG GCCCTCCTCTTCAGTCTGCAGGAGTTCAGAGGAGAAGTGGGCATGGAAGCATCCTGCACTTCATCTACAAGAGCACTCTGGGTCAAAGTCTTCACTCACAGATGAGACAG TGCTTGCAGGAACCTTTTGTTCGCTCACTGTCGTCCTATCATTACCACGGTGCCACCAGCCCCTTCGACCGCAGGATCACATGTCTGGAGTGGCATCCCACACACCCCACTACTCTGGCTGTGGGGTCCAAAGGGGGGGACTTATATCTGTGGGACTTTAAGGCACCTGCAAAGAAAACTTTCATTCAAGGG aaCGGAGCAGGAGATTTTATCGGAGGGATAAAGTTTTGCCCAAAGGATCTTTCCAAAGTTTATGTGGCTTCTGGTGAGGGCACGTTGACCGTGCAGAGTTTTGAGGGCTGCACGCCCACCCTTCTGTCCAGAACTCAAGAGTGTGGCCACGATCACCACAATGTTTG TTACTGGTACTGCTGTCTAGATGTGTCAGTAAGCAGACAGATGCTTGTGACCGGAGACAATATGGGACAGCTCGTCCTCCTGGGTTTAGATGGCCAAAAG ATTTTTAGTGACAAGTTGCACAAAGCCAAAGTGACCCATGCAGAGTTCAACTCCCGTTGTGATTGGTTGCTGGCAACGGCCTCGGTTGACCACACGGTGAAACTTTGGGACCTGAGAAACATCAAAGACAAGAAGAGCTTCCTCCATGAACTGCCTCATGAGAGAGCTGTCAACTCAG CCTATTTCAATCCAACGGACTGCTCCAAGTTGCTCACTACAGATCAGTACGACGAGATCCGGGTCTACTCGTCCTCTGATTGGTCGAAGCCTCAACACATCATCCAGCATCCTCACAGGCAGTTTCAGCATCTCACACCCATTAAG GCCACATGGCACCCTGTCTATGACCTGATTGTGGCGGGTCGCTACCCTGATAGCCGGGTTTGCCCGGGAGATCAGAGGACCATCGATATCTTTGATTCCAACACAGCAGAGCTTGTGTGTCAGCTGCAAGATCCTTCTGTCCCAGGGATCAAATCT GTCAACAAATTCAATCCAATGGGCGATGTGATTGGATCTGGAATGG GAGTGACAGTGCTTGTCTGGAATAGAAGTGAGTCACTGATCagcaaccaaaacaaagaggaggaaacCTCAGCCTCAGTGGAAAATTTAAGAGGCCAAAGGAGGAGTCAGCAGCGCTCCAGCAGGGACAGGAGAGGTCCTGCTGCTGTGGATGCAAAGCTTAAGAAGAAACTGGCTTCTCTGGAAGAAAcaaagaccaagaccaagaccaaagCTGGATGtactaaacaaaaacaagcacagatgaagaagaagtaa
- the ddb2 gene encoding DNA damage-binding protein 2 isoform X2 — MKRKPMQLDATGSKGKGKKRTGEDSAPTLSKKLRDRKDGETSKQGPPLQSAGVQRRSGHGSILHFIYKSTLGQSLHSQMRQCLQEPFVRSLSSYHYHGATSPFDRRITCLEWHPTHPTTLAVGSKGGDLYLWDFKAPAKKTFIQGMGPGDSLTDMKFNQLNPTQLFTSSMGGMTALRDFSGTTLTVFASTDTLNYWYCCLDVSVSRQMLVTGDNMGQLVLLGLDGQKIFSDKLHKAKVTHAEFNSRCDWLLATASVDHTVKLWDLRNIKDKKSFLHELPHERAVNSAYFNPTDCSKLLTTDQYDEIRVYSSSDWSKPQHIIQHPHRQFQHLTPIKATWHPVYDLIVAGRYPDSRVCPGDQRTIDIFDSNTAELVCQLQDPSVPGIKSVNKFNPMGDVIGSGMGVTVLVWNRSESLISNQNKEEETSASVENLRGQRRSQQRSSRDRRGPAAVDAKLKKKLASLEETKTKTKTKAGCTKQKQAQMKKK; from the exons atgaaaaggaaacCGATGCAATTAGATGCAACTGGATCAAAGggtaaaggaaagaaaaggaccGGAGAGGACTCTGCTCCAACTCTCTCCAAAAAACTACGAGacagaaaagatggagagacatCTAAACAAG GCCCTCCTCTTCAGTCTGCAGGAGTTCAGAGGAGAAGTGGGCATGGAAGCATCCTGCACTTCATCTACAAGAGCACTCTGGGTCAAAGTCTTCACTCACAGATGAGACAG TGCTTGCAGGAACCTTTTGTTCGCTCACTGTCGTCCTATCATTACCACGGTGCCACCAGCCCCTTCGACCGCAGGATCACATGTCTGGAGTGGCATCCCACACACCCCACTACTCTGGCTGTGGGGTCCAAAGGGGGGGACTTATATCTGTGGGACTTTAAGGCACCTGCAAAGAAAACTTTCATTCAAGGG ATGGGGCCTGGAGACTCACTTACAGACATGAAGTTTAACCAGTTAAATCCCACTCAGCTGTTCACCTCGTCTATGGGAGGTATGACAGCTCTTCGAGATTTCAGTGGGACAACTCTAACAGTGTTTGCCAGCACAGACACTCTGAA TTACTGGTACTGCTGTCTAGATGTGTCAGTAAGCAGACAGATGCTTGTGACCGGAGACAATATGGGACAGCTCGTCCTCCTGGGTTTAGATGGCCAAAAG ATTTTTAGTGACAAGTTGCACAAAGCCAAAGTGACCCATGCAGAGTTCAACTCCCGTTGTGATTGGTTGCTGGCAACGGCCTCGGTTGACCACACGGTGAAACTTTGGGACCTGAGAAACATCAAAGACAAGAAGAGCTTCCTCCATGAACTGCCTCATGAGAGAGCTGTCAACTCAG CCTATTTCAATCCAACGGACTGCTCCAAGTTGCTCACTACAGATCAGTACGACGAGATCCGGGTCTACTCGTCCTCTGATTGGTCGAAGCCTCAACACATCATCCAGCATCCTCACAGGCAGTTTCAGCATCTCACACCCATTAAG GCCACATGGCACCCTGTCTATGACCTGATTGTGGCGGGTCGCTACCCTGATAGCCGGGTTTGCCCGGGAGATCAGAGGACCATCGATATCTTTGATTCCAACACAGCAGAGCTTGTGTGTCAGCTGCAAGATCCTTCTGTCCCAGGGATCAAATCT GTCAACAAATTCAATCCAATGGGCGATGTGATTGGATCTGGAATGG GAGTGACAGTGCTTGTCTGGAATAGAAGTGAGTCACTGATCagcaaccaaaacaaagaggaggaaacCTCAGCCTCAGTGGAAAATTTAAGAGGCCAAAGGAGGAGTCAGCAGCGCTCCAGCAGGGACAGGAGAGGTCCTGCTGCTGTGGATGCAAAGCTTAAGAAGAAACTGGCTTCTCTGGAAGAAAcaaagaccaagaccaagaccaaagCTGGATGtactaaacaaaaacaagcacagatgaagaagaagtaa
- the LOC104922348 gene encoding protein FAM180B isoform X1, which yields MDLKIHLKICLHVIFWLFFEQVLLDVAAGRHPTSQKHGSGVADADLMFEFLLGGIEMDQDNNIILLDKELASMRSGRAFLSQINDNIPRSKSSMTQMVTSLQDRRRRPLTLAQFESLVLSMVYSAHQAQHQEIEEEQEAWGEVLLQLANVTVHELRESYLFNYA from the exons ATGGATCTGAAAATACATCTAAAAATCTGCCTGCATGTCATTTTCTGGCTTTTCTTTGAGCAAGTGCTGCTAG ATGTGGCTGCAGGCAGACATCCAACTTCTCAAAAACATGGCTCAGGAGTTGCAGATGCAGACCTGATGTTTGAg TTCTTGCTGGGTGGGATAGAGATGGACCAGGACAACAATATCATTCTGCTCGACAAGGAGCTGGCGTCAATGAGGTCTGGGCGGGCTTTCTTGTCTCAGATCAATGACAACATCCCCAGAAGTAAGAGCTCCATGACGCAAATGGTTACCTCACtgcaggacaggaggaggaggccgcTGACCTTGGCTCAGTTTGAGAGTCTTGTCCTGAGCATGGTGTACTCTGCCCACCAGGCCCAGCATCAGGAGAtagaagaggagcaggaggcgtGGGGTGAAGTGCTCCTCCAGCTGGCAAATGTCACGGTCCATGAACTACGTGAAAGTTATCTCTTTAATTATGCATGA
- the LOC104922348 gene encoding uncharacterized protein LOC104922348 isoform X2: protein MDLKIHLKICLHVIFWLFFEQVLLDVAAGRHPTSQKHGSGVADADLMFEFLLGGIEMDQDNNIILLDKELASMRSGRAFLSQINDNIPRSPASGDRRGAGGVG from the exons ATGGATCTGAAAATACATCTAAAAATCTGCCTGCATGTCATTTTCTGGCTTTTCTTTGAGCAAGTGCTGCTAG ATGTGGCTGCAGGCAGACATCCAACTTCTCAAAAACATGGCTCAGGAGTTGCAGATGCAGACCTGATGTTTGAg TTCTTGCTGGGTGGGATAGAGATGGACCAGGACAACAATATCATTCTGCTCGACAAGGAGCTGGCGTCAATGAGGTCTGGGCGGGCTTTCTTGTCTCAGATCAATGACAACATCCCCAGAA GCCCAGCATCAGGAGAtagaagaggagcaggaggcgtGGGGTGA
- the kbtbd4 gene encoding kelch repeat and BTB domain-containing protein 4 has protein sequence MESSEDGGLSVGGSVGEENYFLGYTFTDRSHSSRVVKSIMDLCLEDGLFADVTVTVDSKEFHLHRLVLSAQSSFFRSMFTSNLKESHNRSIELKDVSPTVFQLLVDYIYHGTIKLRVEELQDTYEMADMYQLTALFEECSRFLSRTVEVKNCLQVMWLADRHSDQELYTAAKHCAKIHLAQLHQTEEFLNLPLCLLLDIIKDGVPSSQNPTVAIESWINHNKVEREEFSCILQENLKEIGENVHIYLIGKEETRTHSLAVSLHCDEDDAISVSGQNSLCHQITAACKHGGDLYVVGGSIPRRMWKCNMHTMDWERCAPLPRDRLHHTMVSVATEDAIYSLGGKTLQDTLSNAVIYYTVKDNMWTETSQLDTAVSGAAGVNLGGTIYLLGGEENDMDFFTKPSRLIQCFDTASQKCQIKPYMLPFAGCMHAAVHMDVIFIVAEGDSLVCYNPLLESFTRLRFPEVWSCIPSLWKVASCNGCIYVFRDKCKKGDANTLKFNPATSVVSVIRGIKILLTNWQFVLA, from the exons ATGGAGTCCAGCGAGGACGGGGGCCTCAGTGTCGGAGGATCTGTGGGAGAGGAGAACTACTTCCTGGGATACACCTTCACCGACCGCTCCCACTCCAGCCGGGTGGTGAAGAGCATCATGGACCTGTGTTTAGAGGACGGCCTGTTCGCCGATGTCACCGTCACCGTGGACAGCAAAGAGTTTCACCTGCACCGGCTGGTGCTCTCGGCGCAGAGCAGTTTCTTCCGCTCCATGTTCACCTCCAACCTCAAAGAGTCCCACAACCGCTCTATTGAGCTGAAAGACGTCAGCCCCACTGTCTTCCAGCTGCTGGTCGACTACATCTATCACGGGACGATAAAGCTGAGGGTGGAAGAGCTGCAGGACACCTATGAGATGGCGGATATGTACCAGCTCACCGCACTGTTTGAGGAGTGCTCCCGCTTCCTCTCGCGGACAGTGGAGGTCAAGAACTGCCTGCAG GTGATGTGGcttgcagacagacacagtgaccAGGAGTTGTATACTGCAGCCAAGCATTGTGCTAAAATCCACCTCGCCCAGCTGCATCAGACTGAAGAATTTCTTAacctgcctctctgtctgcttttggACATCATCAAAG acgGAGTCCCGAGCTCCCAGAATCCGACAGTGGCCATCGAGTCGTGGATAAACCACAAcaaggtggagagagaggagttttCTTGTATCCTTCAAGAAAATCTCAAG GAAATCGGCGAGAACGTCCACATTTATCTGATCGGTAAAGAGGAGACGCGGACTCACTCCCTGGCTGTGTCACTTCACTGCGATGAGGACGACGCGATCAGCGTCAGTGGTCAGAACAGTTTATGTCATCAGATCACTGCAGCCTGTAAACACGGAGGTGACCTGTACGTGGTCGGGGGGTCTATCCCTCGCCGCATGTGGAAGTGTAACATGCACACGATGGACTGGGAACGCTGCGCCCCACTGCCCAGAGACCGCCTCCACCATACCATGGTCTCTGTCGCTACTGAGGACGCTATCTACTCACTAGGAGGAAAGACGTTGCAGGACACACTCTCTAACGCCGTCATCTACTACACAGTGAAGGACAACATGTGGACAGAGACCAGCCAGCTGGACACTGCGGTGTCTGGGGCTGCTGGCGTTAACCTGGGAGGCACCATCTACCTGCTCGGAGGGGAGGAGAACGACATGGACTTCTTTACTAAGCCATCTCGACTGATTCAGTGCTTTGACACCGCCTCCCAGAAGTGCCAGATCAAACCCTACATGCTGCCATTTGCGGGCTGCATGCACGCCGCGGTCCACATGGATGTGATCTTTATCGTAGCAGAGGGAGACTCCCTGGTGTGCTACAACCCCCTGCTGGAGAGCTTCACCCGCCTGCGCTTCCCCGAGGTGTGGAGCTGCATTCCTTCACTGTGGAAGGTGGCCAGCTGTAACGGCTGCATATACGTCTTCCGGGACAAATGTAAGAAAGGTGACGCAAACACGCTAAAGTTTAACCCTGCCACATCTGTCGTCTCTGTCATCAGGGGTATAAAAATCCTCCTCACAAACTGGCAGTTTGTTTTGGCCTAA
- the rapsn gene encoding 43 kDa receptor-associated protein of the synapse, with protein MNIFMRRLAPEMGQDQTKQQIEKGLRLYQSNQTDKALHVWTKVLEKTSDPGGKFRVLGCLITAHSEMGKYKDMLKYALDQIDTAREMEDPDYLTEGYLNLARSNEKLCDFQKTVSYCKTCLNMQGTTVSLQLNGQVCLSMGNAFLGLSVFQKALESYEKALRYAHNNDDKMLECRVCCSLGNIYIHLKDYEKALFFPCKAAELVNDYGKGWSLKYRAMSQYHMSAAYRKLERLPDAMECCEESMKIALQHGDRPLQALCLLNFADIHRCRRDVDKAFPRYESALAIMTEIGNRLGQTQVYLGVAKCWLVQKEFDKALDSLQRAQELADGMGNKLCTLKVHCLSEGIYRSRGQQEELREQVVKFLQCVEELELYCGMCGESIGDRDQKLQALPCSHIFHLKCLQTNGTKGCPKCFKSSMKPGFV; from the exons atgaatatttttatgaGGCGCCTTGCACCAGAGATGGGCCAGGACCAAACCAAGCAGCAGATAGAGAAGGGCCTGAGGTTGTATCAGTCCAATCAGACAGACAAAGCCCTGCATGTctggacaaaagtgctggagaAGACCTCAGATCCTGGGGGGAAGTTTCGAGTGTTGGGGTGCCTGATCACAGCTCACTCGGAAATGGGAAAATATAAAGATATGCTCAAG TATGCTCTAGATCAAATCGACACAGCCAGAGAAATGGAGGACCCAGACTACCTGACGGAGGGCTACCTGAATTTGGCGCGCAGCAACGAGAAGCTGTGCGACTTCCAGAAAACGGTGTCCTACTGTAAGACCTGCTTAAACATGCAGGGTACCACCGTCAGCCTGCAGCTCAATGGCCAGGTATGTCTTAGCATGGGCAACGCCTTCCTGGGCCTCAGCGTCTTCCAGAAAGCTCTGGAGAGCTACGAGAAGGCCCTGCGCTATGCACACAACAATGACGACAAGATGCTGGAGTGCAGAGTCTGCTGCAGTCTGGGAAACATCTACATCCATCTTAAG GACTATGAGAAAGCCCTATTCTTCCCTTGCAAAGCAGCTGAGCTCGTCAATGACTATGGCAAGGGTTGGAGCCTCAAGTATCGAGCCATGAGCCAGTACCACATGTCTGCCGCCTACAGGAAACTGGAGCGCCTGCCAGACGCCATGGAATGCTGTGAG GAATCTATGAAGATTGCACTGCAGCATGGTGACCGTCCTCTGCAGGCTCTGTGCCTACTAAACTTTGCCGACATACACCGCTGCAGGCGTGACGTTGAT AAAGCATTCCCTCGCTACGAGTCTGCCCTGGCTATCATGACTGAGATTGGAAACCGTCTTGGACAAACACAAGTCTACCTGGGAGTTGCAAAGTGTTGGCTTGTGCAGAAAGAATTTGACAAG gcTCTTGATTCTTTGCAGCGAGCACAGGAACTGGCAGATGGGATGGGAAACAAG CTGTGTACACTGAAGGTGCACTGCCTGAGCGAAGGGATTTATCGAAGCCGggggcagcaggaggagctcaGAGAGCAGGTGGTGAAGTTCCTGCAGTGTGTCGAGGAGCTGGAGCTCTACTGCGGCATGTGTGGAGAGTCCATCGGGGACAGGGACCAAAAACTGCAGGCCTTACCCTGTTCCCACATTTTCCATCTCAA GTGTCTGCAGACAAACGGGACAAAGGGTTGTCCCAAATGTTTCAAGTCCTCCATGAAGCCTGGATTCGTGTGA